The Ipomoea triloba cultivar NCNSP0323 chromosome 13, ASM357664v1 genomic interval CGTTCAGTTTCTAACAAGCGTGTCATAAACAAAACAAGTTCATTTTCTAGTAAACAGGTTAGAATATGCGTACCACACTCTAACATGTACGTCAGAAAATTTGAACCAAAGGATTTTCCAATCCTAACTGAATCCAGTTCATTTTCTAGTAACATGTTTGAATATGCGCATCACACTCTAACATGTACGTTCGAAAATCTGGACCATAGGATTTTCTAATCCTAAGTCTCTTGCTACGTCTAGCTTTGAGCTCGGGTTCTCTTCCAGACCCTTCATTTATTATCAGCTACGTCGAGCGTTCATTTCAACGTGATACGTTCCTCATTAAaccttcacaaaaaaaaaacattttcaaagaaCGAAGAATTTCTTATTTTACATGTTCTTATGTATGTTCGGAAGGTGCTGGCCAATTATTTTGATGGGCTATGCCAAATTGAAGTttgtgtttcatctcaactaaaagtctaagttgaaagttgaattgcacatttatatttatatattatatatgctcaacagaaTTGGCATTGAATTTCTATTCCTAGGGGGAGACTGGTAGAAATTTCTATTCTATGAAAagagagaattgcaatttcgCATTCCTTATAagcaaacaatgaaattttacAAGTTCAAAGAATTATATTGAAAAGGAATTACAATAATTCCATTGTACCAAATAGGCACTTAAAGTTGTCAAACAATCTTAATTGcgcatattaaaattttctcgagaaaaataatttttattatctaaaactTATTCCATAAATCAAACATACTATAAAGCTGCATTTGCCAATAATACCACATTGTTAGTACATAGTATTTTGCTGACCAAAGGAAAtcaaaattcatatatatatgaattaaatattacaaggaaaaaaaaaaaaaaaagacaatagaTAAACACAGACGGTTAAGTCCTTTTAtttcacacacaaaaaaaaaagggagggaATAGCAGTAGAGCTGAATTTCGTTTCCTATACTCATTCAAATTATTCAATCTTGGTTAGATGGCGCAATGTGAATTTCTGCAAGGATAAAAGTATTTTCTCCAGCCTCTCCTTGGTGGCCTCATGGATCAAGTTGCCGTCGGCGTCAAACTTTGCAGGAGGCTCGAATGCCTGCAGGAAAAACTCAGGTTTGTTGATGAAATGGAGGTCCAGGAAAACTCCGATTTGCCGTAGGTGGGTCTGCCCTACTCCTCCTCCTAGGAATCCTCCGGCGCTCACGATCGCCGCCGTCTTGTCACCCCACACGTTCGGCGGCCGAGACGCCCAATCAATCGCGTTTTTCAAAGGTGctgatacaaattaaaacagCAGTACATAATTATAGTATATTTAGTGTTAGGTTTACTTTCA includes:
- the LOC116002771 gene encoding NADPH:quinone oxidoreductase-like, with the protein product MATQSPVIKVVALCGSLRKASYNRGLIRAAMEICKESINGMEIEYVDISSLPILNTDLEGEDGTFPPEVEEFRQKILRADSALFASPENNFSVSAPLKNAIDWASRPPNVWGDKTAAIVSAGGFLGGGVGQTHLRQIGVFLDLHFINKPEFFLQAFEPPAKFDADGNLIHEATKERLEKILLSLQKFTLRHLTKIE